The genomic region CACAGGAAGAAAGAATTCCAAAACTGAAAAGAAAGATCACTATTTTACTTTTTATACTCATGTGTTTCATTCTTATAGTGGTACAACGTGTAAAACTCACTAATTGTGCCATTTTTGTTCATTAATATATACGAGCAATGATGAGATCCAGTTTAATTTTAGATTTTTAGATATCAAAAATGATTTATGAGTAGGATGAGATAACACTTAGGAGAGTAAAAATAGTGATTTAAAAGGGACTTGATAAAGAAGGGGATAAGCTTAACAAGCATTGAATACCTTCTATGATTGAATTTTTTATCTGAAAGTTTCTAGTTGTAATCTCTAAAATCGAAAAAGGTTCAGGCTAGAGGCTGAACCTTTTTCTTTTCAAATCGATTTGTTGGGGTCGATTTATTTATCATATCAACTTTTGTCGATACCCCAGCTTCGATTCTGGTAGGGTCTTAAAATATCTTATTTAGATTCTTTCATTTCAACAACACTAAACATAGATCGTCTGTTTAGTTGATGATCTTTTTCTGAACATCTGTCGCAATCTATGGCCGGTTTATTCTCACCATAGCCTTTGTATTCCTGAATTCTATCTTCAGCTATGCCATTAGCAACCAGGTAGTCGAAGGTTGATTTAGCTCTACGTTCGGCCAGTTTTTCGTTATACGCATCTGTTCCTCTACGGTCTGTATGAGAACCAATTGCTATTACGAGTTCTGGATACTCATCCTTCATTAAGGCTACAAGTTTATCCAGCTCTTGTGCTGCATCTGGCCTTATATTCGATTTGTCGAAGTCAAAATATATATTGTCAATTTCAGCCAGATATTCAACGTCCTTAACTGGGTTTAGCTGAATATCATATTTCAGAGTATTAATTTCATCACTCTCTCTGGTATCTATAATTCCTTTAAAAGTTTCGTATCTAATCTCTTTTGCTTCAACTGGAAACTCTAGATTTCGGTCAATTTCAGTCTCGTAATAACCTTCTTCATTTGTTTCAAGAAATGCAAGTTCCTCACCATTTTCATCCATGATCCTAACTGTTGCAGAACTTATTGGATTTCCATTTATAGCATCAGATACTGTTCCTGCAACCACTAAAGGATTCATCTTGTTAAAAACGAAAATATTATCATTATCTCCTTCCCGGTTACTTGAAATATAACCTTCTTTAGAATCTTCCACCTGGAAATAAGCGAAGTCATCAAGACTACTATTAATGGTCTCTCCAAGATTCTCTACAGTTTCACTTCCTTCTTCTAATCTGAAGATATCGAATAAACCTAAGCCGGCATGTCCATTAGAAGAGAAGTAAAGAGTACCATCAGTATCCATAAACGGAAAGGTCTCATCAAATTCTGTATTTACGGGCGCTCCAAGATTTTCTACAGAGCCATATGTGTTGTCTTCATTGATCGCTACTTTATAGATATCTGTTCCTCCATTTCCATTGGGCATATCTGAAGTAAAATAAAGTGTTTTGCCATCTCTAGACAAGGAAGGGTGACCAATGGAATATTCATTGCTATTAAAAGGTAATTCCTTTACGTCCATCCATGTACCATTGGTGCTGGTAGCTGAATACAATTTTAAGTGATTCGTTTTATCCTTATCTCTTTTTCCTTCCTTATTTCTGAAGTAATTATTTCTGGTAAAATATATAGTACTGCCATCTGGAGAAACTACTGCTGGACCATCGTGAAGTTTGGTATTAATATCACCCTGAATAGGCATAATGTTCCCTGTTTCTGAATCCATCACATAAATATCCAGAAATGGTTCCCCATTCCAGCTATACGTTTTCTCTTTTACGTCTACATCCTGAGCTCTGGCGGAAACAAAATAGACAGTTCCATCCATCTCGAATACTCCAAAATCACTAACTTCAGAATTGAAATCTGCTGGCTGAAGTTTATAAGTCGCCATGCTTTTATATTCATCCTTATTCAGCATGGTTTGTATTCCATCAGAATCTCTTCCTGTTTCCAGGTATCGTTTTAAGAAAGTTCTGGACTCATCATATCGCTTAACTCCGCGAAGAGCCTGTGCATACTTATAGTAATATTCTGGAGATATAGTCGTGTCTTCAATAACATCTCCGTAATAAAATACTGCATTTTCAGGACTTCTTAGCATCATATATGCATCACCCAAACGATTTGAATTATAAGTGACGTTATAATCATCTTCAATTAGATCCTTGTAAACTTCAGTAGCTTTAAGATAAGCGAAGTCTTTGTATAGCCTGTCTGCTTTTTTTTGTTTCCCACTTTGAGCCTGCATCCCAAGGGAACAGATAAAGATAGAAAGGAAAAATATGTAGTAGTTTTTCATAATCTATAGACTTTGGTTAGAAGAAACGTGGAGATTTGTATCTGGTATTTTCAAATCTGAATTCGTAAATAAGAATGAATTCATGAGATCCTGAAGTATATGGCTGAATATCTGAAATTGAATATTCATACGCATAACCTGCTCTGAAGCCTGGAAACAACTGCACATCCAGAAAAGCACCAATGGCATCATCTATTCTATAATTTGCTCCCAGGTAAAACTTCTCATTTAATATAGCCGTAGCGGTCATGTCTACTGAAAGCGGTGCTCCCTGAGTGGCCTTCACCAGAGTGGAAGGACGTAGTTTCAGGTTATCGCTTAGATCAAACACATAACCAGCTGTTAAGTAATAATGCACTTGTTCGAGTGCACGAAACTCGTCAAGTTCATTGTTATCCTTATTGATCAGTTTTGGAGCAGATAAACCAACATACCAGTTCTGTGCTGAAAGATATGCACCCGCTCCAAAGTTTGGTGTCCATCTATTGAAGTCATCTGCAAAAAATGGATCTGTTCCAATAGTAGGATCATCCAGACCATAGTAATACGCTCCAGCCTTAAGTCCCAGTCTTAAGGACACATCTGCACTTAGGTCTACCCTATAAGAGAAGTCACCATAAACAAAAGTGGTATTTTCATCACCAATCTTATCATTGATAACCGATAATCCTAAACCGATCTTGTCATTTCGCAACGGCGAGTTAATAGAGAGCGTTTGCGTTACCGGTGCTCCATCTACACCAACCCATTGGTTTCGGTTAAGTGCAGTAATCGAGAACCCATCTCTACTACCTGCATAAGCAGGGTTGATAGAAACCGTGTTATACATGTATTGAGTAAACTGAGGGAGCTGCTGCGAAAATCCTGGGGCCGCAACAAATAGCATTAATATAATTAGATAAACTTTTTTCATGGTTTCCCTTTTTTATTTAGTTCCTAAGTAAATATAACCTTGAATTGGTTCGAAGTTACCTTCTCTTATTTCCAGAACATAGAAGTATGTTCCTGATGGCAATTGATTTGAGCTTGTGAATGACGAGTCTGAGTATCCATCCCAGTTATTCTGGTAGTTTTTAGCATCGAATACTTTAGCACCCCATCTATTAAATATCTTAAGATCATATGTGAATCCACATGCAATGTCTGTATCTATGGTAAAGAAATCGTTGATGTTATCACCATTTGGAGTTACTGC from Christiangramia sp. OXR-203 harbors:
- a CDS encoding OmpA family protein, which translates into the protein MKNYYIFFLSIFICSLGMQAQSGKQKKADRLYKDFAYLKATEVYKDLIEDDYNVTYNSNRLGDAYMMLRSPENAVFYYGDVIEDTTISPEYYYKYAQALRGVKRYDESRTFLKRYLETGRDSDGIQTMLNKDEYKSMATYKLQPADFNSEVSDFGVFEMDGTVYFVSARAQDVDVKEKTYSWNGEPFLDIYVMDSETGNIMPIQGDINTKLHDGPAVVSPDGSTIYFTRNNYFRNKEGKRDKDKTNHLKLYSATSTNGTWMDVKELPFNSNEYSIGHPSLSRDGKTLYFTSDMPNGNGGTDIYKVAINEDNTYGSVENLGAPVNTEFDETFPFMDTDGTLYFSSNGHAGLGLFDIFRLEEGSETVENLGETINSSLDDFAYFQVEDSKEGYISSNREGDNDNIFVFNKMNPLVVAGTVSDAINGNPISSATVRIMDENGEELAFLETNEEGYYETEIDRNLEFPVEAKEIRYETFKGIIDTRESDEINTLKYDIQLNPVKDVEYLAEIDNIYFDFDKSNIRPDAAQELDKLVALMKDEYPELVIAIGSHTDRRGTDAYNEKLAERRAKSTFDYLVANGIAEDRIQEYKGYGENKPAIDCDRCSEKDHQLNRRSMFSVVEMKESK
- a CDS encoding type IX secretion system membrane protein PorP/SprF, with the translated sequence MKKVYLIILMLFVAAPGFSQQLPQFTQYMYNTVSINPAYAGSRDGFSITALNRNQWVGVDGAPVTQTLSINSPLRNDKIGLGLSVINDKIGDENTTFVYGDFSYRVDLSADVSLRLGLKAGAYYYGLDDPTIGTDPFFADDFNRWTPNFGAGAYLSAQNWYVGLSAPKLINKDNNELDEFRALEQVHYYLTAGYVFDLSDNLKLRPSTLVKATQGAPLSVDMTATAILNEKFYLGANYRIDDAIGAFLDVQLFPGFRAGYAYEYSISDIQPYTSGSHEFILIYEFRFENTRYKSPRFF